The DNA region CTGGGCGAGATCGACCAGATTTTCACGCGCATCGGCGCATCGGACGACCTCGCCAGCGGACGCTCCACCTTCATGGTCGAAATGACCGAGGCCGCCAACATCCTGCACAACGCCACCGACAAGAGCCTGGTGCTGGTGGACGAGATTGGCCGCGGCACCAGCACTTTCGACGGTCTCGCCCTCGCCTGGGCCATCGCGCGCCACCTGCTGGAACTCAACCGCAGCTACACCCTGTTCGCCACGCACTACTTCGAACTCACGCGGCTGGAAGAAGAATTCAAGCAACTCGCCAACGTGCACCTCGCCGCCGTCGAGCACCAGCACACCATCGTGTTCCTGCATAGCGTCAACGAAGGCGCCGCCAGCCAAAGCTACGGCCTGCAAGTCGCCGCGCTGGCCGGTGTGCCCAATGGCGTCATCCGCAATGCGAAGAAACAGCTAGTGAGATTGGAACAACAGAGCGCCGCGCAGAACCCGCAAGGCGACCTGTTCGCCGCTGCGCCCGAAGCGCCGGAGCCGGAAGAGCATCCGCTGGTGTCGGCGATGCGTGATGTGCAGCCGGATGATCTGAGCCCGAAGGCGGCGTTGGAGAAGATTTATCAGTTGAAGAAGCTGGTGTAGCATAGTCGACACAGGAGGTTCCAATGAGCACAGCCACCCTTTCGAATGACTTCCAGATCGCCCTTCCCAAAGAAGTGCGCGACACCCTCCACCTCAAGCCCGGCCAGGAATTCGAACTCGTCTCCTCTGGCTCGGTCATCCAGTTGATCCCCAAACTTTCAACCGCAGAATTAAAATCCGCCATCGCCGCAGGGATCGCCAGCGGCAAAGGGCACCCGGCAGACGAGGTGTTCGACCGGCTGGAAAGCAAATATCGCCAGCAAACAGGAAAATAAGTAATGGCGCGCTTTTGGATTTCGCCGCTTGCCGAACAAGACCTGGAGGCAATCGGCGATTTCATCGCGCAAGACAATCCGCACCGAGCCATTACCTTCATCGTTGAGTTGCGCAATCAATGCGCCAAAGTCGCCGCCAATCCAAAAGCCTGCCGACTGAGGCCTGAGCTTGGCACGAATATCCGCTCATTCGCTTATGGGAACTATGTGATCTTCTTCCAGGAGAACCGGGATGCACTTTGCATCGTGCGCGTTCTGCATGGAGCGATGGATATTGAAAGCAGGTTTGCGGAAAAATAATTCGAGCCTGGAACCTATAATTATCCTGGAGAAGATTTATCAGTTGAAGAAGTTGCTCTAGGTTCTTCTGACGGCGCGCAGAAGCAAATCCAAAGATTTACTCAATAGCGGAGTCAAGATGCAAGGAGATCCCAGAGTAATAATTAATTACCTGCACGTGAATACCGCTCGATGTCTTGGTACTTATCGGGCACTTATGGTTTATCAGGATACCGAACTATTCCAGAATAACTTCTGGAGAATTTGCGCCAACTCAGCGCACGACTCAGGAGTCGTTCAATGGTGCAGTCTGTTTGGTTCAAATGGTGAAGATAATCCGACGCACTGGTCGCGATCTGGAGTAAGTAATATATCCAATAGAGACGAGTTTATAAGTAAAGTGCTAAGTCCTATAGCTATACCTTTTGACCAGTGGCAACAACAGCACTCTGCTCTGCTGGAATACAGAAATAAGAACATTGCACACATTGAGTTGGACGACTGGTACAGGGCGATTCCAAGTTTTGATATGGCTATTAAAGTACTATTTCAAAGTTACATTGTTTTCATGAATAGCACCGACCACAACCTAAGAAACGAATACGATCGGACGATCGAAAGAGCAAATTCTACGATCTCGCAATTTATCAGAAACAACTAAAACAGCTAAAGGGGTCAGATTCGCATTTGATTACCGGTAGAGTAATCAGAGACAGACCACTGTTTCCCGCGCTGCTGCGGCTACACCAGCAGCGCATCCCAACACCCCTACTACCCGTGCCCATTTTTATTGCCCGAGCACAGGCGTACGATCATGCGCAGATAAATCTGCGCTCGATCCCACCATAGACATCATGCCAACCCAAGATACACAGACCGGCTTGCAGCTGGATAATCAATTTGCCCGCGAGGTGCCCGGCATGTGTGTGCCCTGGCGACCTGCGCCCGCTCCCGCACCGCGCTGGTTGCAGTTCAACGAGGCACTGGCGCATGAGCTGGGGCTGGATGCGCAGGCTTTGCGGGGCGATGCCGGGCTTGCGGTGTTTTCGGGCCAGCAGATTCCCGAGGGGGCCGAGCCGGTGGCGCAGGCGTATGCCGGGCATCAGTTCGGTCATTACTCGCCGCGTCTGGGGGATGGTCGTGCTTTGCTGCTGGGCGAGATCGTCGCGCCTTCCGGGCAGCGTTTCGATCTGGCGTTCAAGGGTTCCGGCCCCACGCCGTTTGCGCGCAACGGGGATGGCAAGGCGGCGGTGGGGCCGGTGCTGCGCGAGTTTCTGGTGGCCGAGGCCATGCATGTGATGGGCGTGCCGACAACGCGGGTGCTGGCCGCGGTGGCGACGGGTGAAGTGATCCGCCGCGAAAGGCCCTTGCCCGGTGCGATCCTCGCCCGTGTCGCGGCCAGCCATCTGCGCGTGGGCAGTTTTGAATATGCAGCGCGTGCCCGTGATACCTCATTGCTGGGCCAACTTGCCGAGCATGCGATCGCGCGCCATGCCCCGCAGCTATCTGGCCAGCCGCAGCGCTATCTCGGCTTGCTGGAACAGGTGGTGGAACGACAGGCACAGTTGATCGCGCAGTGGATGGGGCTGGGTTTCATCCACGGGGTGATGAACACCGACAACATGACCATCTCGGGCCAGACCATAGACTACGGGCCGTGTGCGTTCATGGAGCATTTCGATCCGGAGACGGTGTTCAGTTCGATCGACCAGGAGGGACGCTATGCCTGGACCAACCAGCCCGCCATCGCGCACTGGAACCTGTCGCGCCTGGCCGAGGCGCTGTTGCCGCTGATCGATGAAGACGAAACTCGCGCAGCTGAACTGGCAACGGCAATCCTCAATAGATATGAATCCCATCTGTCGACCTGCTGGTCTGATCTGCTGCGCAGCAAGGTGGGATTGCCGGATGGTGCAGACGGGGCAAGCCGGCTGGCGGCCGAGTATCTGCGCTTGTTGCAGCGCAGCAAAGTGGATTTCACGCTGGGCTGGCGCCGTCTGGGCGAAGCTGCCGCGGGTAACGATGCACCCTTGCGTGCCCTGTTCGGCGAGCATGTCGCCGCACTGGATGAGTGGCTCGCCCGTTGGCGCAAGCTGTTCGGCAACGTGCCGGGAAGCGAACGTGCGCAGGCGATGGCGAAGGTGAACCCCATGGTCATTCCGCGCAATCATCTGGTGGAACAGGCGCTGGAAGCGGCCACTGATTACGATGACCTTGCCCCGTTCGAGCGCTTGCTGGCCGAGGTGCGCCGCCCCTACGATACGCGTGCCGACGACGATCCTTACATCCAGCCCGCGACGCGCGAAGCGACGGCAAACTACCAGACTTTCTGCGGGACCTGAAGGCTGACTATCAGCGCCCGCTTTGCCTCCCCGCCACCGCTTCAATCAACCGGCGCGAAACGCGGTACCGTTCGCCCCTCATGCTGCACCGACTCAAAGAACACCTCCTTGGGGCGCGCCCAGATCAATCCCTCTTCCGATTTGTAGATCATCAGGGTGACGTTGGGGTCGGCCTCCAGCTTCGCTTCGCAGACGATCTCGTAGATGCCTCCCTTGTAGTGCCGGTATTTCATTGCTCCTCCCTGACAAATTCCAATGCGCGGATTTTACTGCCTGCGGCTCACGCCGCCCGCTCTGCCGGCAGCATTTCCGGCCTGAAGCTCAAATCCATCTCTTCGTTGTATATATCACTCCCGTCAGGGGCATTTTGGCGGATACGCCATCTCCCGAATAACGGCGTAAGATGTATCAGTGATGTTGGTGATTCACTCCACGTACTTTGAAGCAGCAGGTTGCGGACGCGCTTCCGGCAAGATGCCTTGCGCAAACCTGACGATTGAAAGGAACGGACATGAAACACTCCAAGTATCTCATCGTCGGCGGCGGGATGACGGCCGATTCGGCGATCCGCAGCATCCGCAACATCGAC from Sideroxyarcus emersonii includes:
- a CDS encoding AbrB/MazE/SpoVT family DNA-binding domain-containing protein, whose protein sequence is MSTATLSNDFQIALPKEVRDTLHLKPGQEFELVSSGSVIQLIPKLSTAELKSAIAAGIASGKGHPADEVFDRLESKYRQQTGK
- a CDS encoding type II toxin-antitoxin system RelE/ParE family toxin, producing the protein MARFWISPLAEQDLEAIGDFIAQDNPHRAITFIVELRNQCAKVAANPKACRLRPELGTNIRSFAYGNYVIFFQENRDALCIVRVLHGAMDIESRFAEK
- a CDS encoding YdiU family protein, encoding MPTQDTQTGLQLDNQFAREVPGMCVPWRPAPAPAPRWLQFNEALAHELGLDAQALRGDAGLAVFSGQQIPEGAEPVAQAYAGHQFGHYSPRLGDGRALLLGEIVAPSGQRFDLAFKGSGPTPFARNGDGKAAVGPVLREFLVAEAMHVMGVPTTRVLAAVATGEVIRRERPLPGAILARVAASHLRVGSFEYAARARDTSLLGQLAEHAIARHAPQLSGQPQRYLGLLEQVVERQAQLIAQWMGLGFIHGVMNTDNMTISGQTIDYGPCAFMEHFDPETVFSSIDQEGRYAWTNQPAIAHWNLSRLAEALLPLIDEDETRAAELATAILNRYESHLSTCWSDLLRSKVGLPDGADGASRLAAEYLRLLQRSKVDFTLGWRRLGEAAAGNDAPLRALFGEHVAALDEWLARWRKLFGNVPGSERAQAMAKVNPMVIPRNHLVEQALEAATDYDDLAPFERLLAEVRRPYDTRADDDPYIQPATREATANYQTFCGT
- a CDS encoding DUF1653 domain-containing protein yields the protein MKYRHYKGGIYEIVCEAKLEADPNVTLMIYKSEEGLIWARPKEVFFESVQHEGRTVPRFAPVD